In Bradyrhizobium paxllaeri, the genomic stretch GGCGATGCCGGCGTCAACAATCTCGCGGCGCTGCGGCGATACATCGTGGCGCAGTCGCGGGCGCGGATTTACGCCTTCGTCCATATCGCGAATAACGGCCTGTCGGGATTCCCGGTCGCCGAGCTCTACAATATCGACTATGCGCAGGTGGAAGCCTGCGCGATGGCGCTGGCGGAAAATCCGGATTTCCTGCTCGGCGTGAAGGTGAGGATGTCGGAGAACGTGATCGCCAAGCACGGGCTGGAGCCGCTGAAGCGCAGCATCAAGGCCTGCGAGATGTGCGGCTGGCCGGCCAAGATGATGGTGCATATCGGTGGCGTCGAGACCAGGGAGCTGATGTCGGAGATTCTCGACCTGCTGCGGCCCGGCGACGTGCTGACGCATGCCTATTCCGGCGCGCCGAATATTGGCGGCGTCTTCACCAACATCGTGCAGGATGGAAAATTGCTGCCGGCGGCGCTCGCCGCCAAGCAGCGCGGCGTGATGTTCGATGTCGGCCATGGCGGCGGCAGCTTTGATTTCACCGTGGCGGAAGTCGCGCTTCCCGGCGGCTGCACGCCCGATACGATCTCTTCCGATATCCACGTCTTCTCCGGCAATTCGCCGGGCATGCCGTATTTACCTAACGTCATGAGCAAATTCATCCCGCTCGGCCTGACATTGGAGCAGGTGGTGGCGGCGGCAACGGTGACGCCGGCCAAGATCATCAACCGTGCGCCGAAGATCGGCACGCTGCAGATCGGCGCGCCCGGCGACGTCGCGATCATGGATCTGGTGGAGGGGCAGACCTCGTTCGTCGACACCCGCAACAACAAGCGCGAGGGCAAGCTGTTGTTGAAGCCGGTGCAGACCGTGATCAACGGCGTGCCGTTCGGCCGGCCGTATCAGGCGCCGTTCGCGGTGCGGTAAGAGATCGCGCCGCTCAGGCGGACACGCCGGCGCGGCCGAGCAGCTTGCTGACGAGCGCGGCGGGATCATCGGGGATGACGTCGCCCCGCCAGGCGACGTGCTGGTCGGTGCGCGCAAGGATGAGCTTGCGGCCGCCGGTCTGTTGCGCGTCTCCGGCGGGTACATCGACGATCGCAAACGGCACGCCGTTGGCGCGCATCGCCTCAGCCAATGGCGCCACCGCGACATCCCGATCGTATCGCAGAAGCGTGTAGCCCGGACCCAACGCATCATAGACCGGCCGTCCGTCGTCTAGCTTCGCGAATGGCAGCCTGCATCCCGGCGTCGAGGACGGCGTGAAATCCGCCATCGTAAAGCCCGGCTGCTCGGCGCCGTCATAGGCGATGATCGGGGAATGATCGTAGAAATAACCGAAGTTGAGGCCGGCGCAGCAATATTGCTGCACGTTCAGATCGTACGCTGCTTGGCCAACCTGCTTGCGGACGGCGTCACCCTCCGTCCCCGGCTGCTCGATCGCTTCGGGAACGGTGCGGCGCTGGCTCAACACCTTGCCGGCCATCTCCATCGCAAAGCGCGACACCTGTTCGGTGATGGGAAGGCGCTCGGCCTCATAGGCATCGAGAATCTTGATGTCGGCCCAGCCTTGCAGATGGGCGGCGAGCAGCCATGCGAGGTTGGTCGCGTCCGCGATCCCGGCATTCATGCCGTAACCGGCATAGGGCATCCACAAATGCGCGGCGTCGCCGCATATGAAGGCGCGTCCCCTGCGAAAGCGGTCGGCGACGAGGCGGCGGCCGACCCAGTCCTCCTTGCTCAGGATCTCGTATTCGAAATCGGGGCCGACGCCGAGGATGGCGCGGATCGAGGCGTCGCGATCGACGGAATCGAAGGTCTCGTCCTCGCGGTTGAGGTGGTTGTGGATCAGCCAGTTCTCGCGACCGTCGATGGCCACCACCGTGCCGCAGCGCCGTGGATTGAGCGACAGCGTCATCCAGGCCGGCTTGTCCATCAAGCCGAGCAAAGCGGGCGCGTGGATATAGGTCGATTGCACGCGCTGAATGATCGGTGTCCCCTGCAGGTTGGCGTCGATGGCCTTGCGAACCAGCGAGCGCGCGCCGTCGCAGCCGACGATGAAATCGGCGTGAATCGGCGAGGCGGTTCCGGTGTCGAGGTTGCGGACGGTGGCAACGATGCCGTCATTATCTTCGCGAAAATCGGCGAACGCGGTGCGGTTCAGAATTTGAAGCCCCTCGATCGAAGCCGCGTGAGCGAACAGCACCGGTTCCATGTAGATCTGATTGATACGATGCGGCGGCTCGGCCGTCGGCCAGCCGGTGTCCGGCCCGCTGGTGGCGGTGTAGCGATCGCGGCGGCAGGGGATCAGGATGCGCGACAGCTCGATGCCGGTTGCCGTGGTGCGGTAGGAGCAATCGTTGGGGTAGTCGGCCGGCAAACCGGTGTCGCGCAGCTTCTGCGCCACACCCAGCCTGCGGAAAATCTCCATCGAGCGCGACGAGACATGGTTGCACTTCACGCTCGGCGGCTCGCCGGCAGCGCGTGTTTCAACCACGGTGACGGAAATTCCGCGCGATGCGAGGTCCATGGCCAGGGTGAGTCCGACAGGACCGCCGCCGACCACGAGAATGCTGGTCTTCACCATGTCGAATGCTGCCTTCTCGCTTGCTGCGCTGGGACGATCATGCATTACTGCGCGCCAAAGAGATCATCGGGAGGCCCTTGAATGTTTCCGTCGATCCGCCAAGGCATGGTCCGCGCTCTTGTTGTTGTTTTGTCGCTGTCGCTGTCGGCGATTGAAGCAGCAAACGCATATCCCGATCAACCCATCAAGATCATCGTGACGTTTCCGCCCGGCGGCAGTGCCGATATCGTGATCCGCGCCCTGCAGCCGTTGCTTGCGGACACGCTGCGCCAGCCGATCGTGATCGAGAACAGGGCAGGCGCGGGCGGCAATATCGGAATCGGGGCGGTGGCGCAGGCCGCGCCCGACGGCTACACGCTCGGCATCGCCGCGGCGGGCGTGCTGACCGTCAATCCCCATCTCAATCGCGCGGCGATGTCGTTCGATCCGGTCAAGGATTTGGCGCCGGTGACGATGCTGGCGGAAATCCCGTTCGTGCTGGTTTCCTCGCAACAATCGGGCATTGCATCCGTCGCAGACGCCATTGCCAGGGCCAAAGCGAAAACGGCGGGCCTGTCGATCGGCCATGGCGGCAACGGCACCGCGATGCACCTGACCTCGGCCTTGTTCAACCAGAAGGCCGGCGTCGGAATTCAGTTGATCGCCTATCGCGGCACCGCGCCGGCGACGACGGACGTTCTGGCCGGCCACGTCCCGCTGGCCGTGCTGGATATCCCGGCCTCGAAACAATTGATCGGCGACGGCAAGTTGAAGGCACTCGGCGTCTCCGCCGCCAAGCGCGTGGTGTTCCTGCCCAACGTTCCGACGCTGGCGGAGCAGGGCCTCAGCGGATTCGAATCCGTCGGCTGGTTCGGCATCGTCGCGCCCGCCGGCACCCCGCCTGATATCATCACCACGCTGAACACCGCCTTCGTGAAGGCATTGAGCGATCCCGCCGCGATCGAGAAGATCCGCACGCTCGGCGCCGAGCCGGTGCCGACTTCGCCGGATGCTTTTGCCAAGTTCATCCAGAGCGAAAGCGCGAAATGGGGCAAGCTGATCGCCGAGGCCGGCATCAAGGCTGAATAGGCGACGGTCCGAGGCCGATTGATCGAGATCAATTAGCCGATCCCATTTGATCCCAGTCAATGCGGCGGTCGTTTTGCCTGGCGACGATGCCGGGCAAAAGGACCGAGCGTGATGCGCAGCGAAAACCTATGCCAGACCGAAGCACACCCGGGTCATCGCGTCCGGGCGATACCCTATGACGAAGACGGCCGCCTGCCTTTCGAGCGCGAGTTTCTGGCGCAGCTCGGAGACAAGGTGCGCGAGATGCGTGCGCAGCACGGCCTGTCGCGCCGGGAACTCGCGCGCCGCGCCGGCATGTCCGAGCGTTACGTCGCCCAGATCGAAGCCGGCAAGGGCAACGTCTCGATCGTTCGCCTGTTGCGGATCGCGCTGGTGTTTCGCGGCGAATAGCGTTTCGCGCAAGGCGTTGAGCCCGCTCAACTCCTTGCTCGCTTCTCCACATTGGCAATCCGCTCCGGCACGCCGAACTCCTTGCGGCACACCTCCGCGAGCACGGCGACGCCCTCGCGGATCTGTTCGTGCGAAGGGCTGGCAAAGCACAGCCGCAGTCGGCTGCCGGCGTAGGCCTTGTCCGTCGACCATTCCGGCCCGGGATTGATGGAAACGCCGGCGGCGAGCGCGGCCTGATAGAGTTTTAGCGTATCGACATTGTCGGGCAGCTTCACCCACAGGAAGATGCCGCCCTCGGGCGCTTCGAATTCGGCCGCGGTGCCGAACTGCTCGTTGAGCGCCTCCATCAGCGTATCGAGCTTGGCGCGCAGGCCGCGCGTCAGTTTCGGGACATGATTTGCAAAATGCGGCGCGCAATATTCCGCCAGCACCATCTGCTCAAGCGCGCCGGAACCTGCGTCGGTCTTCAGCGCCAGCATCCGCGACATCATCTCCCAGGGCGCCACGATGAAGCCGACGCGGAGCGCCGGCGCGATCGATTTCGAGAACGAACCGATATGAATGACGCCGCCGTGCTGGCTCATGGCGTAGATCGCGGGCGGTCGCTCGCCCTTCCAGATCAGGTCGGCATAGCAATCGTCCTCGAAGATCGGCACGCCGTACTCCCGCGACAGTTTCAGCATCTCCGTGCGGCGCGTCTGCGGCAGGATGCTGCCGGTCGGGTTCTGCACGGTCGGGATGGTGTAGATATATTTCGGCGTGATGCCGCGGCGCTTGTGGTCGGCAAGGCTTGCGGCCAGTGCGTCCATCCGCATGCCCTGATCGTCAAGGGGAATGCCGACCGCGTTGACGCCGAGCCGCGTCAGCCGGGTCAGCGCGCCCTGATAGGTCTCCTGCTCGACCAGCACGGTATCGCCGCGCGCGAGAAGCGTCTGGTTGACGAGGTCGAGCGCCTGCAGGGAGCCCGAGACGATCATGATGTCATCGGCGCCGCAGGCGATGCCGGCGTCGCGCTTGAGTTTTGCGGTGAGGAATTCGCGCAAGGGGCGATAGCCCTGCGGGCCGCTGGCGAGGCCATAGGTCGCAAGCGTCTTGCCCTCGCGCCGGAGCACGGCGTTGACCGCGTCGATCAGGCCGTCGACCGGCACCTGGTCCGGATCGTTGTTGCCGCCGACGAAGGAGTATTTGGCGAGGCCCGTCCACCGCGCTGCTGGCGCCGGCAGTCCGGCGGGCAGCAGGGCTGCGAAATCGAAGGGGGATGCGGCAGACATGGATATTTACTCCCGTTTTGTTGTTCGTTGAGAAGGACGCAAGCGGCCTTCCGGCAGGCTAGTTCTTGATGACCCTGATCGGCCGGTCCTGGCTGATGAAGGCATAATGCCCGGCGCCGACGCCGCCGAACATCAAGGCTTCCACCGTGGGCTCGGCGATCTCTCCCGTGGCCGCCCAGTCGACCACGAAATTGGCGCCCGTTCCGCCGCGCACGTCGCTCGCGGCGATGAAGACTTCGATGGTTGCGAACGGTTTTAGCGCAACGGGCGACTTGAGGTAGCTCTCCACCATCTTGCCTGATGTGTCGAAATAGGCGATCCGCTTCAGGACCTGGGGGCGGGTCTCGGAGGCGTTGTGGACGCTGGGCGTGACCGAGAAATCCGCCCGCAGCTTGCCGGGGTTCATCGAGACGCTGGAATAGACCGGCACGTAGAAGGCGCCGGAGACCGTGAGATTTTCCGCCGGCAGCGCGGTGAGGGAGGCGGCGAAATTCTGCTCGATGCTGCCCGCAGGTTGCGCGCCGGCGCGGGAAGCGGAAAGGATCGACAGCGCGGCCAGAATCGCGAGAAAAGCCCCCAATCCAGGGCTGTGACACATTGCTTGTTTGACCCTTGCGCCGGGACCTCTAGGTTGCAAGAAGGGGAAATCCGGAACCATGCACGAACTTATTCGCGATATCACCTTATGCATCCTGTTCGCCTGGGTGCTCGGCCTGTTGGCGCATTTCTCGCGGCAGCCGCTGATCCTGGCCTACCTTATCGCCGGGTTCTTCATTGGTCCATTCGGCACGAAATGGGTCAAGTCCGAAGAATCGATCAACGTCATCTCCGAACTCGGCCTGATCTTCATGCTGTTCATGATCGGGCTGGAGATCGACCTGAAGAAGATCGTGCGCGCCGGCAAGGTGATCCTGTTCGCCGCGGGCGGGCAACTGATCGGCGGCTGCCTGCTCGGCATCCTGTTCTTTATCGGGATCGGCCTGTCGATGGGCAGCGGCCATTTCGATGCGCTCTATCTCTGCGTCGCCTGCGCGCTGTCGAGCACGGTCATCATCGTCAAGGTGCTGTACGAGAAGCGCGAGCTCGACACGCTGCCGGGCCGGATCACGCTCGGCGTGCTGGTGTTGCAGGACATCTTTGCGATCCTGTTCCTGGCGGTGCAGCCAAGTCTCGATAATCTGCAGATCAGCGTCATCCTGCTGTCGGTCGCCCGGGTCGGCGCGCTGGTGGCGACCGCGCTGGTGCTCAGCCGCTATGTGCTGCCATGGCTGTTCCACCAGATCGCGCGCAGGCCGGAACTGATCCTGCTCGGCGCGCTGGCCTGGTGCTTTCTGATCGGCGAGATCGCGGAGCGGCTGCATTTGTCGCGCGAGATGGGCTCGCTGGTGGCGGGCGTTTCGCTATCGACATTCCCCTATGCGCTCGACGTCACCGCCAAGGTGACGACGCTGCGCGACTTCTTCATCACACTGTTCTTCGTCTCGCTCGGCATGACGATCCCGATCCCCAATGCGTCGGTGATCGGGCTGGCGCTCGCGATCGCGGCCTTCACCGTCGTCAGCCGCATGGTCACGACGTTCGTGCCGCTCTATTTGATGAATCAGGGCCTGCGCGCCAGCCTGTTGCCGGCGATCAATTTGGCGCAGATCTCGGAGTTCTCGCTGGTCGTGATCCAGACCGGCGTGCTCGCCGGCCATATCACCAAGGAGACGTCGAGCGCGGCGTCGTTCGCCTTCGTGGTGCTGGCGGTGCTGAGCACCTTCGTCATGAGCCGCAGCGACCAGGTCACGCGCGGCCTGATCGGTCCCCTGAAGCGGATCGGCCTGCGCGATCTCGACCACAAGCATGAGGGAGAGGCCGGGCACGGCGGGCATGGCGAGGCGCGCCGCATCGTCATCCTCGGCTTCTTCCGCGCCGCCAGCGCATTGATCGCCGAGATCGAACGCCGAACGCCGGCGGTACTGGAGCAGATCACCGTGATCGATTTCAATCCGCTGGTGTTCCGGACCCTGACCGACCGCGGCATGCACGTGGTCTATGGCGACATCAGCAACGTCGATACGCTGGTGCATGCCGGCGTCGGCAAGGCCGAGCTGATCATCCTTAGCATCCCGGACTCGCTCTTGAAGGGCGCCGACAACGAAAAGCTGGTCCGGCACGTCCGCTCGCTCAATCCGAGCGCCAAGATCGTCGCGACTGCGGAGATCCTGGCCAATGTCAACGACCTCTATGAGGCCGGCGCCGATTACGTGACGGTGACCCGGCTCAGCGACGCCGACGAACTCTACAAGGTCATCGAGGCGGCCCAGGCCGGGCTGCTGGACGACAAGCGCGCCGAGACCGACGTGCTGCTCAGCGAGCGCCGTGAGGTGCTGCCGTAGCCGGGACGGTTGGCGTGGTGTCGCGAACCGGCATTACCATTCGCCGGCGTCGCGAGAAGAGCTATAATCCCGCGAGTGTTTTCGCCAGGCGAAACCGTCCCCTGCGATCGGGCGAAATCGCCAATACCTCTCCGTTCCGGCCCGACCGCAGCATGGCCTTTCCGCCATGCCTCTCCGGCGTTCCGCCCTGCGTAATGACACTGGCGCTGCGCATGGAGTCCGGCTAATGCACTGGCTGAAAGAAGCGAGATTTGGCGAGATTTTTAGAAAATGGCCGACAGTATCCAGGAAGTTCTGCAAGCCTTTGCCAAGGGTGAACTCGTCGTCGTCACCGACGATGACGACCGTGAGGGCGAGGGCGATCTGATCGTCGCGGCCTCGCTCTGTACCGCGGAGAAAATGGCATTCATTATCCGCCATACCTCCGGCATCGTTTGTGCGCCGATCACCACCGACGACGCCCGCCGGCTGCGGCTCGATCCGATGGTGGCGCATAACGAGTCCAACCACACCACGGCCTTTACCGTTTCGATCGACTACAAGCCCGATGGAGGCACCGGCATTTCGGCGGAAGAGCGCGCCTCCTGCTGCCGCGCGCTCGCCAATCCCAATGCCGGCGCCAGCGACTTTGCCCGGCCCGGGCACATCTTCCCGCTGATCGCCCGCGACGGCGGCGTGCTCTTGCGCTCCGGCCATACCGAGGCGGCGGTCGATCTCTGCAAGCTCTCCGGCTTGCCGCCGGTCGGCGTCATCTCTGAGTTGATGAACGACGACGGCACCGTGATGAAGGGCGAGCAGGTGGCGCGTTTCGCCGCCAAGCACAAGCTCAAGCACGTCACGATCGCTGACATGATCGCCTACCGCCAGGCGCGCGAGAAGCTGATCGAGCGGGTAGCGACCTTCACCACCGACAGCCCGATCGGACCGTTGCAGGGTTATGCCTATCGCTCGCCATTCGACGAGATCGCCCATGCCGCCTTCGTCTATAACGGCATCGGCGACGGCAAGAACGTGCTGACGCGGCTGCACAAGCCCAACATCGTCAAGGATCTCTTCACCGGCCAGGCGCGGATGCAGATCGTGCTGAACCATTTCGAGAAGGCCGGCCGCGGTGTGCTGGTGTATCTGCGCGACGGCGCGGCCGGGGTTCCCGTCGAGCCGGTGGGCGAGCAGAAATCGGCCGAGGCCGATCGCAACCGGCAATGGCGTGAAGTCGGCGTCGGCGCCCAGATCCTGCGCGATCTCGGCATCACCTCGATCGTCAACCTGACGTCGTCGGTGCACGA encodes the following:
- a CDS encoding DUF3124 domain-containing protein, with protein sequence MCHSPGLGAFLAILAALSILSASRAGAQPAGSIEQNFAASLTALPAENLTVSGAFYVPVYSSVSMNPGKLRADFSVTPSVHNASETRPQVLKRIAYFDTSGKMVESYLKSPVALKPFATIEVFIAASDVRGGTGANFVVDWAATGEIAEPTVEALMFGGVGAGHYAFISQDRPIRVIKN
- a CDS encoding PLP-dependent aminotransferase family protein; this encodes MSAASPFDFAALLPAGLPAPAARWTGLAKYSFVGGNNDPDQVPVDGLIDAVNAVLRREGKTLATYGLASGPQGYRPLREFLTAKLKRDAGIACGADDIMIVSGSLQALDLVNQTLLARGDTVLVEQETYQGALTRLTRLGVNAVGIPLDDQGMRMDALAASLADHKRRGITPKYIYTIPTVQNPTGSILPQTRRTEMLKLSREYGVPIFEDDCYADLIWKGERPPAIYAMSQHGGVIHIGSFSKSIAPALRVGFIVAPWEMMSRMLALKTDAGSGALEQMVLAEYCAPHFANHVPKLTRGLRAKLDTLMEALNEQFGTAAEFEAPEGGIFLWVKLPDNVDTLKLYQAALAAGVSINPGPEWSTDKAYAGSRLRLCFASPSHEQIREGVAVLAEVCRKEFGVPERIANVEKRARS
- a CDS encoding cation:proton antiporter translates to MHELIRDITLCILFAWVLGLLAHFSRQPLILAYLIAGFFIGPFGTKWVKSEESINVISELGLIFMLFMIGLEIDLKKIVRAGKVILFAAGGQLIGGCLLGILFFIGIGLSMGSGHFDALYLCVACALSSTVIIVKVLYEKRELDTLPGRITLGVLVLQDIFAILFLAVQPSLDNLQISVILLSVARVGALVATALVLSRYVLPWLFHQIARRPELILLGALAWCFLIGEIAERLHLSREMGSLVAGVSLSTFPYALDVTAKVTTLRDFFITLFFVSLGMTIPIPNASVIGLALAIAAFTVVSRMVTTFVPLYLMNQGLRASLLPAINLAQISEFSLVVIQTGVLAGHITKETSSAASFAFVVLAVLSTFVMSRSDQVTRGLIGPLKRIGLRDLDHKHEGEAGHGGHGEARRIVILGFFRAASALIAEIERRTPAVLEQITVIDFNPLVFRTLTDRGMHVVYGDISNVDTLVHAGVGKAELIILSIPDSLLKGADNEKLVRHVRSLNPSAKIVATAEILANVNDLYEAGADYVTVTRLSDADELYKVIEAAQAGLLDDKRAETDVLLSERREVLP
- the ribB gene encoding 3,4-dihydroxy-2-butanone-4-phosphate synthase is translated as MADSIQEVLQAFAKGELVVVTDDDDREGEGDLIVAASLCTAEKMAFIIRHTSGIVCAPITTDDARRLRLDPMVAHNESNHTTAFTVSIDYKPDGGTGISAEERASCCRALANPNAGASDFARPGHIFPLIARDGGVLLRSGHTEAAVDLCKLSGLPPVGVISELMNDDGTVMKGEQVARFAAKHKLKHVTIADMIAYRQAREKLIERVATFTTDSPIGPLQGYAYRSPFDEIAHAAFVYNGIGDGKNVLTRLHKPNIVKDLFTGQARMQIVLNHFEKAGRGVLVYLRDGAAGVPVEPVGEQKSAEADRNRQWREVGVGAQILRDLGITSIVNLTSSVHDYKGLSGFGIEIVSNEKLEG
- a CDS encoding helix-turn-helix domain-containing protein — encoded protein: MRSENLCQTEAHPGHRVRAIPYDEDGRLPFEREFLAQLGDKVREMRAQHGLSRRELARRAGMSERYVAQIEAGKGNVSIVRLLRIALVFRGE
- a CDS encoding amidohydrolase family protein — translated: MTGFSRRDFLGLTGTAAIAAMSGRANAAMGPNDKYDLVIKGGDVLDPSQSLRGKRDIGIRWGVIEAVENEIPAARAAKTIDASGKLVTPGLIDLHSHVYPYGSAIGIPADELVQAQATTTVVSAGDAGVNNLAALRRYIVAQSRARIYAFVHIANNGLSGFPVAELYNIDYAQVEACAMALAENPDFLLGVKVRMSENVIAKHGLEPLKRSIKACEMCGWPAKMMVHIGGVETRELMSEILDLLRPGDVLTHAYSGAPNIGGVFTNIVQDGKLLPAALAAKQRGVMFDVGHGGGSFDFTVAEVALPGGCTPDTISSDIHVFSGNSPGMPYLPNVMSKFIPLGLTLEQVVAAATVTPAKIINRAPKIGTLQIGAPGDVAIMDLVEGQTSFVDTRNNKREGKLLLKPVQTVINGVPFGRPYQAPFAVR
- a CDS encoding Bug family tripartite tricarboxylate transporter substrate binding protein — encoded protein: MFPSIRQGMVRALVVVLSLSLSAIEAANAYPDQPIKIIVTFPPGGSADIVIRALQPLLADTLRQPIVIENRAGAGGNIGIGAVAQAAPDGYTLGIAAAGVLTVNPHLNRAAMSFDPVKDLAPVTMLAEIPFVLVSSQQSGIASVADAIARAKAKTAGLSIGHGGNGTAMHLTSALFNQKAGVGIQLIAYRGTAPATTDVLAGHVPLAVLDIPASKQLIGDGKLKALGVSAAKRVVFLPNVPTLAEQGLSGFESVGWFGIVAPAGTPPDIITTLNTAFVKALSDPAAIEKIRTLGAEPVPTSPDAFAKFIQSESAKWGKLIAEAGIKAE
- a CDS encoding FAD-dependent oxidoreductase; translation: MHDRPSAASEKAAFDMVKTSILVVGGGPVGLTLAMDLASRGISVTVVETRAAGEPPSVKCNHVSSRSMEIFRRLGVAQKLRDTGLPADYPNDCSYRTTATGIELSRILIPCRRDRYTATSGPDTGWPTAEPPHRINQIYMEPVLFAHAASIEGLQILNRTAFADFREDNDGIVATVRNLDTGTASPIHADFIVGCDGARSLVRKAIDANLQGTPIIQRVQSTYIHAPALLGLMDKPAWMTLSLNPRRCGTVVAIDGRENWLIHNHLNREDETFDSVDRDASIRAILGVGPDFEYEILSKEDWVGRRLVADRFRRGRAFICGDAAHLWMPYAGYGMNAGIADATNLAWLLAAHLQGWADIKILDAYEAERLPITEQVSRFAMEMAGKVLSQRRTVPEAIEQPGTEGDAVRKQVGQAAYDLNVQQYCCAGLNFGYFYDHSPIIAYDGAEQPGFTMADFTPSSTPGCRLPFAKLDDGRPVYDALGPGYTLLRYDRDVAVAPLAEAMRANGVPFAIVDVPAGDAQQTGGRKLILARTDQHVAWRGDVIPDDPAALVSKLLGRAGVSA